In Salmo trutta chromosome 16, fSalTru1.1, whole genome shotgun sequence, a genomic segment contains:
- the LOC115150200 gene encoding progonadoliberin-2-like gives MVSVARLVLMLGLLLCLGAQLSSSQHWSHGWYPGGKRELDSFTTSEISEEIKLCEAGECSYLRPQRRNILRNILLDALAREFEKIK, from the exons ATGGTGAGTGTGGCTAGGCTGGTGTTGATGCTGGGGCTGCTGCTGTGTCTGGGAGCCCAGCTGTCCTCCTCCCAACACTGGTCCCATGGCTGGTACCCAGGAGGCAAGCGGGAACTGGACTCATTTACCACCTCTGAG atttcAGAGGAGATTAAACTCTGTGAGGCAGGAGAATGCAGCTACCTGAGACCACAGCGAAGGAACATCCTTAGGAACATTCTT TTGGATGCCCTGGCCAGAGAATTTGAGAAGATAAAGTAA
- the zmat1 gene encoding zinc finger matrin-type protein 1 isoform X1, which translates to MEGSICAPLLAESDTENNIISTHNVASVSDADTVINTNNTNSSQIEADLGERDLKGLFTDSHCHVCEASLLFESQRVAHYEGKKHAQKVRLYVQTKKDEKRSKDFQRGITMDKDRFCELCSMVFSSPVVARSHYDGKVHAKNLRKQALYPTTQPADTLSQRGPGLAIPGPLQASGIDQGMVEEGGKGPQNTSETVDLSDPNKHCRLCAASFNNPHMAQQHYAGRKHQRNHSRQQLLKDLGEDPAQANSFTCPVCNIKLDSVEMYHAHMQGNKHQIKEKKVVDLCKSQKKVYDSFADELADYIHVQKARGIAPKTSFGATGEEEEEEGDGEANLGKVDGQNKTTLVLPPSSRPPLPLTSLPLHPAAAFYPPPLWCPPYQAPPTHFGFKGGTYEQTAWGHAFPQAFLPGSAPAGFIGWPKARGRGKECSSSSSSYTSSSSSCSSDSSDSSDSDYRHRERKRRKRKMRKERGRRAREEEEEERKRRRGKSLRDDDTEGRRGREHDEEAEEESKRKRKRLHYSSRSHREGHRAKKRREEEEDKEGRKEEKEESTEERVGGGEEKEVHIQAEIQEEMEEREQAKETKAKHRKDKKKTKEKVDTRTEEEKLWDESIIGL; encoded by the exons ATGGAGGGAAGTATCTGTGCTCCGCTGCTAGCGGAGTCAGATACTGAAAATAACATTATTTCTACTCATAACGTGGCTTCTGTATCAGATGCTGACACAGTAATAAACACTAATAATACCAATAGTTCACAGATTGAAG CAGACTTGGGAGAAAGGGACCTGAAGGGTCTCTTCACGGACAGCCACTGCCATGTGTGTGAGGCTTCTCTGCTGTTCGAGTCCCAGAGGGTCGCACACTACGag GGAAAGAAGCATGCTCAGAAAGTGAGACTCTACGTGCAGACCAAGAAAGATGAGAAACGGAGTAAAGACTTCCAG AGAGGAATCACTATGGACAAGGACCGCTTCTGTGAGCTGTGCAGCATGGTGTTCAGTTCTCCGGTGGTGGCCCGTTCCCACTACGACGGCAAGGTCCATGCCAAGAACCTGAGAAAACAGGCCCTCTATCCCACCACCCAGCCAGCAG ACACTCTCTCTCAAAGGGGTCCCGGGTTGGCCATACCAGGCCCACTCCAGGCCTCTGGCATTGACCAGGGAATGGTCGAGGAGGGGGGGAAGGGACCCCAGAACACCTCAGAGACTGTGGACCTGAGTGACCCTAACAAGCACTGCCGCCTGTGTGCCGCCTCCTTCAACAACCCCCACATGGCCCAGCAGCACTACGCCGGCCGCAAGCACCAGAGGAACCACTCCCGCCAGCAGCTGCTCAAAGACCTGGGAGAGGACCCTGCACAAG CCAACTCCTTCACATGTCCGGTGTGTAACATTAAGCTTGACTCTGTGGAGATGTACCATGCTCACATGCAAGGAAACAAGCACCAGATCAA AGAGAAGAAGGTTGTTGACCTATGCAAGTCTCAGAAGAAGGTGTATGATTCGTTCGCAGATGAATTGGCCGACTACATCCACGTGCAGAAGGCCCGCGGTATAGCCCCAAAAACCAGCTTCGGGGCTAccggggaagaggaggaggaagagggagatggagaagcGAACCTCGGCAAGGTTGACGGCCAAAATAAAACCACCTTGGTCCTTCCTCCTTCTTCccgccctcctcttcctctcacctcTCTTCCTCTGCATCCTGCTGCTGCCTTTTATCCTCCCCCCCTTTGGTGCCCGCCCTACCAGGCTCCTCCCACTCACTTTGGGTTCAAGGGAGGCACCTATGAGCAAACAGCCTGGGGCCACGCTTTCCCTCAGGCCTTCCTCCCAGGATCTGCTCCTGCAGGCTTTATTGGCTGGCCTAAAGCCAGGGGGAGGGGCAAGGAATGTTCaagctcctcctcttcctacacaagctcctcctcttcctgcagCAGTGACAGCAGTGACAGCAGTGACAGTGACTACaggcacagagagaggaagaggaggaagaggaagatgaggaaggagagagggaggagggcgagagaggaggaagaggaggagaggaagaggaggagagggaagagtcTAAGAGATGACGACACagaagggagaagaggaagagagcatGACGAAGAAGCGGAGGAAGAGAGTAAGAGGAAGAGAAAAAGACTGCACTATAGTAGCAGGAGTCACAGGGAGGGACACAGGGCAAAGAAACGccgggaagaggaggaagataaagaaggaaggaaggaggagaaagaagagagtaCAGAGGAaagggtgggaggaggagaggagaaggaggtgcATATTCAGGCTGAGATTCAggaagagatggaagagagggagcagGCAAAGGAGACCAAGGCCAAACACAGGAAAGACAAGAAGAAGACCAAGGAGAAAGTGGACACAAGGACAGAGGAGGAAAAGCTATGGGATGAGTCCATCATAGGCTTGTGA
- the zmat1 gene encoding zinc finger matrin-type protein 1 isoform X2 produces the protein MEGSICAPLLAESDTENNIISTHNVASVSDADTVINTNNTNSSQIEDLGERDLKGLFTDSHCHVCEASLLFESQRVAHYEGKKHAQKVRLYVQTKKDEKRSKDFQRGITMDKDRFCELCSMVFSSPVVARSHYDGKVHAKNLRKQALYPTTQPADTLSQRGPGLAIPGPLQASGIDQGMVEEGGKGPQNTSETVDLSDPNKHCRLCAASFNNPHMAQQHYAGRKHQRNHSRQQLLKDLGEDPAQANSFTCPVCNIKLDSVEMYHAHMQGNKHQIKEKKVVDLCKSQKKVYDSFADELADYIHVQKARGIAPKTSFGATGEEEEEEGDGEANLGKVDGQNKTTLVLPPSSRPPLPLTSLPLHPAAAFYPPPLWCPPYQAPPTHFGFKGGTYEQTAWGHAFPQAFLPGSAPAGFIGWPKARGRGKECSSSSSSYTSSSSSCSSDSSDSSDSDYRHRERKRRKRKMRKERGRRAREEEEEERKRRRGKSLRDDDTEGRRGREHDEEAEEESKRKRKRLHYSSRSHREGHRAKKRREEEEDKEGRKEEKEESTEERVGGGEEKEVHIQAEIQEEMEEREQAKETKAKHRKDKKKTKEKVDTRTEEEKLWDESIIGL, from the exons ATGGAGGGAAGTATCTGTGCTCCGCTGCTAGCGGAGTCAGATACTGAAAATAACATTATTTCTACTCATAACGTGGCTTCTGTATCAGATGCTGACACAGTAATAAACACTAATAATACCAATAGTTCACAGATTGAAG ACTTGGGAGAAAGGGACCTGAAGGGTCTCTTCACGGACAGCCACTGCCATGTGTGTGAGGCTTCTCTGCTGTTCGAGTCCCAGAGGGTCGCACACTACGag GGAAAGAAGCATGCTCAGAAAGTGAGACTCTACGTGCAGACCAAGAAAGATGAGAAACGGAGTAAAGACTTCCAG AGAGGAATCACTATGGACAAGGACCGCTTCTGTGAGCTGTGCAGCATGGTGTTCAGTTCTCCGGTGGTGGCCCGTTCCCACTACGACGGCAAGGTCCATGCCAAGAACCTGAGAAAACAGGCCCTCTATCCCACCACCCAGCCAGCAG ACACTCTCTCTCAAAGGGGTCCCGGGTTGGCCATACCAGGCCCACTCCAGGCCTCTGGCATTGACCAGGGAATGGTCGAGGAGGGGGGGAAGGGACCCCAGAACACCTCAGAGACTGTGGACCTGAGTGACCCTAACAAGCACTGCCGCCTGTGTGCCGCCTCCTTCAACAACCCCCACATGGCCCAGCAGCACTACGCCGGCCGCAAGCACCAGAGGAACCACTCCCGCCAGCAGCTGCTCAAAGACCTGGGAGAGGACCCTGCACAAG CCAACTCCTTCACATGTCCGGTGTGTAACATTAAGCTTGACTCTGTGGAGATGTACCATGCTCACATGCAAGGAAACAAGCACCAGATCAA AGAGAAGAAGGTTGTTGACCTATGCAAGTCTCAGAAGAAGGTGTATGATTCGTTCGCAGATGAATTGGCCGACTACATCCACGTGCAGAAGGCCCGCGGTATAGCCCCAAAAACCAGCTTCGGGGCTAccggggaagaggaggaggaagagggagatggagaagcGAACCTCGGCAAGGTTGACGGCCAAAATAAAACCACCTTGGTCCTTCCTCCTTCTTCccgccctcctcttcctctcacctcTCTTCCTCTGCATCCTGCTGCTGCCTTTTATCCTCCCCCCCTTTGGTGCCCGCCCTACCAGGCTCCTCCCACTCACTTTGGGTTCAAGGGAGGCACCTATGAGCAAACAGCCTGGGGCCACGCTTTCCCTCAGGCCTTCCTCCCAGGATCTGCTCCTGCAGGCTTTATTGGCTGGCCTAAAGCCAGGGGGAGGGGCAAGGAATGTTCaagctcctcctcttcctacacaagctcctcctcttcctgcagCAGTGACAGCAGTGACAGCAGTGACAGTGACTACaggcacagagagaggaagaggaggaagaggaagatgaggaaggagagagggaggagggcgagagaggaggaagaggaggagaggaagaggaggagagggaagagtcTAAGAGATGACGACACagaagggagaagaggaagagagcatGACGAAGAAGCGGAGGAAGAGAGTAAGAGGAAGAGAAAAAGACTGCACTATAGTAGCAGGAGTCACAGGGAGGGACACAGGGCAAAGAAACGccgggaagaggaggaagataaagaaggaaggaaggaggagaaagaagagagtaCAGAGGAaagggtgggaggaggagaggagaaggaggtgcATATTCAGGCTGAGATTCAggaagagatggaagagagggagcagGCAAAGGAGACCAAGGCCAAACACAGGAAAGACAAGAAGAAGACCAAGGAGAAAGTGGACACAAGGACAGAGGAGGAAAAGCTATGGGATGAGTCCATCATAGGCTTGTGA
- the zmat1 gene encoding zinc finger matrin-type protein 1 isoform X3, giving the protein MDKDRFCELCSMVFSSPVVARSHYDGKVHAKNLRKQALYPTTQPADTLSQRGPGLAIPGPLQASGIDQGMVEEGGKGPQNTSETVDLSDPNKHCRLCAASFNNPHMAQQHYAGRKHQRNHSRQQLLKDLGEDPAQANSFTCPVCNIKLDSVEMYHAHMQGNKHQIKEKKVVDLCKSQKKVYDSFADELADYIHVQKARGIAPKTSFGATGEEEEEEGDGEANLGKVDGQNKTTLVLPPSSRPPLPLTSLPLHPAAAFYPPPLWCPPYQAPPTHFGFKGGTYEQTAWGHAFPQAFLPGSAPAGFIGWPKARGRGKECSSSSSSYTSSSSSCSSDSSDSSDSDYRHRERKRRKRKMRKERGRRAREEEEEERKRRRGKSLRDDDTEGRRGREHDEEAEEESKRKRKRLHYSSRSHREGHRAKKRREEEEDKEGRKEEKEESTEERVGGGEEKEVHIQAEIQEEMEEREQAKETKAKHRKDKKKTKEKVDTRTEEEKLWDESIIGL; this is encoded by the exons ATGGACAAGGACCGCTTCTGTGAGCTGTGCAGCATGGTGTTCAGTTCTCCGGTGGTGGCCCGTTCCCACTACGACGGCAAGGTCCATGCCAAGAACCTGAGAAAACAGGCCCTCTATCCCACCACCCAGCCAGCAG ACACTCTCTCTCAAAGGGGTCCCGGGTTGGCCATACCAGGCCCACTCCAGGCCTCTGGCATTGACCAGGGAATGGTCGAGGAGGGGGGGAAGGGACCCCAGAACACCTCAGAGACTGTGGACCTGAGTGACCCTAACAAGCACTGCCGCCTGTGTGCCGCCTCCTTCAACAACCCCCACATGGCCCAGCAGCACTACGCCGGCCGCAAGCACCAGAGGAACCACTCCCGCCAGCAGCTGCTCAAAGACCTGGGAGAGGACCCTGCACAAG CCAACTCCTTCACATGTCCGGTGTGTAACATTAAGCTTGACTCTGTGGAGATGTACCATGCTCACATGCAAGGAAACAAGCACCAGATCAA AGAGAAGAAGGTTGTTGACCTATGCAAGTCTCAGAAGAAGGTGTATGATTCGTTCGCAGATGAATTGGCCGACTACATCCACGTGCAGAAGGCCCGCGGTATAGCCCCAAAAACCAGCTTCGGGGCTAccggggaagaggaggaggaagagggagatggagaagcGAACCTCGGCAAGGTTGACGGCCAAAATAAAACCACCTTGGTCCTTCCTCCTTCTTCccgccctcctcttcctctcacctcTCTTCCTCTGCATCCTGCTGCTGCCTTTTATCCTCCCCCCCTTTGGTGCCCGCCCTACCAGGCTCCTCCCACTCACTTTGGGTTCAAGGGAGGCACCTATGAGCAAACAGCCTGGGGCCACGCTTTCCCTCAGGCCTTCCTCCCAGGATCTGCTCCTGCAGGCTTTATTGGCTGGCCTAAAGCCAGGGGGAGGGGCAAGGAATGTTCaagctcctcctcttcctacacaagctcctcctcttcctgcagCAGTGACAGCAGTGACAGCAGTGACAGTGACTACaggcacagagagaggaagaggaggaagaggaagatgaggaaggagagagggaggagggcgagagaggaggaagaggaggagaggaagaggaggagagggaagagtcTAAGAGATGACGACACagaagggagaagaggaagagagcatGACGAAGAAGCGGAGGAAGAGAGTAAGAGGAAGAGAAAAAGACTGCACTATAGTAGCAGGAGTCACAGGGAGGGACACAGGGCAAAGAAACGccgggaagaggaggaagataaagaaggaaggaaggaggagaaagaagagagtaCAGAGGAaagggtgggaggaggagaggagaaggaggtgcATATTCAGGCTGAGATTCAggaagagatggaagagagggagcagGCAAAGGAGACCAAGGCCAAACACAGGAAAGACAAGAAGAAGACCAAGGAGAAAGTGGACACAAGGACAGAGGAGGAAAAGCTATGGGATGAGTCCATCATAGGCTTGTGA